In Pseudomonadota bacterium, the following are encoded in one genomic region:
- a CDS encoding bifunctional riboflavin kinase/FAD synthetase produces the protein MKIFESLDILEKFTRSVLAIGNYDGLHLGHQRIIEKVRERVASISGTSILMTFEPHPLSVLKPDKCIGFITPIHLKRRLIEESGIDVLIIVSFTEEFRLITPEVFVKDILIKRLGMKSLIVGYDFRFGKDGMGDVDMLKRFSELYGFYFEVVDAITIDGKKVGSNRIRRMIQEGEMERVKKFLGRSHMIEGKVIKGHGRGKDIGFPTINIETDFELIPKNGVYVTEVEIDGKRFPSVTNMGYNPTFNDRDLSIETYILNFSENLYGREITLCFHERIRDEIKFENIGELKKRIGMDVEVARAFFNPGTKL, from the coding sequence ATGAAAATTTTTGAATCCCTGGATATTCTTGAGAAGTTTACACGTTCTGTTCTCGCTATCGGGAACTATGATGGTCTCCACCTCGGGCATCAAAGGATCATTGAGAAGGTTAGGGAGAGGGTAGCTTCTATCTCTGGGACATCCATATTGATGACCTTTGAACCCCACCCCCTAAGCGTTTTAAAACCTGACAAATGTATCGGCTTCATCACGCCTATTCATCTAAAAAGAAGGCTTATAGAGGAGAGCGGGATTGATGTCCTTATTATCGTTTCCTTCACAGAGGAGTTCAGGCTGATAACCCCTGAAGTATTTGTAAAAGATATACTGATTAAGAGGCTGGGGATGAAAAGCCTTATAGTTGGTTATGATTTCCGGTTTGGTAAGGATGGAATGGGTGATGTGGATATGCTTAAGCGTTTTTCTGAATTGTATGGTTTTTACTTCGAGGTTGTGGATGCCATTACAATTGATGGCAAAAAGGTAGGGAGCAACAGGATCAGAAGGATGATACAGGAAGGGGAGATGGAAAGGGTTAAGAAATTCTTAGGCAGGTCCCATATGATAGAAGGAAAGGTGATAAAGGGGCATGGAAGGGGAAAGGATATTGGATTCCCCACGATTAATATTGAAACTGATTTCGAACTCATCCCGAAGAATGGTGTGTATGTTACCGAGGTAGAAATCGATGGGAAACGATTCCCCTCTGTGACAAATATGGGATATAACCCCACATTTAATGATAGAGACCTTTCGATAGAGACATATATACTAAATTTTTCTGAAAACCTTTACGGCAGAGAAATTACACTATGCTTTCACGAAAGGATCAGAGACGAGATTAAGTTTGAAAATATTGGGGAATTAAAGAAGAGGATCGGGATGGATGTGGAGGTAGCACGGGCATTTTTTAACCCAGGTACAAAATTGTAG
- a CDS encoding HAD-IA family hydrolase has translation ASHLIDNTAPYPDVIETLEALKSQKKAIVTNKVEVLSLRILDELGLMKYFDMVVCADTISERKPSPAPILYILSTLNVQPRDAIIVGDSAVDIKTGRASSIKTVAVTYGYGREGFQEEGDFAISSLSELIGIVNEITEGSVSNKG, from the coding sequence ATGCATCCCATCTCATTGATAACACAGCACCCTATCCTGATGTAATAGAGACACTGGAAGCGCTCAAGAGTCAAAAAAAGGCAATAGTTACCAATAAAGTTGAGGTCCTTTCGCTCAGAATACTTGATGAGCTTGGACTCATGAAGTATTTCGACATGGTGGTCTGCGCTGATACCATCTCAGAGCGAAAACCATCACCTGCACCTATTCTCTATATTCTTTCAACTCTCAATGTGCAACCCAGGGACGCAATAATTGTTGGAGACAGTGCAGTAGATATCAAAACCGGCAGGGCATCTTCAATAAAGACGGTCGCTGTCACCTATGGCTATGGACGAGAGGGTTTTCAAGAGGAAGGGGATTTTGCGATTAGCAGTCTGTCAGAACTGATAGGCATCGTGAATGAAATAACAGAAGGATCAGTCTCCAATAAAGGGTAG